A genome region from Cucurbita pepo subsp. pepo cultivar mu-cu-16 chromosome LG02, ASM280686v2, whole genome shotgun sequence includes the following:
- the LOC111788105 gene encoding cytochrome b561, DM13 and DOMON domain-containing protein At5g54830, with protein MHHTPIFVGCFILICSIVCYYADAGSGCSKTSPLVDFESEFEMVQHQLRGSFRIIDDCSFRVSNFDMLSGTDVHWWGAIAPDVNNFTAGFVVSDKKLNETYKNASFIVHLKKNVKWDQIQVIAAWDLPAASDFGHVILRKPNNGSTGSPSVAPSPSEYGNPWEDTGSISIAPTSFENCKVLADNYRVRWTLSTQDKLIEIGLEGAIPTTNYMAFGWANPNGSSNLMIGADVAVMGINEDGVPLVDDFYITRLSECMINKDGMVHGVCPDTIFEGSDPVGLVNNTRLIYGHRRDGVSFVRYRRPLVTVDKKYDVPINHTASMDVIWAVGPMKPPDAIRPFYLPQNHGGTYGHLVLNVSEHVNDCLGPLDAEDKEDQDVVIADANSPLVVTSGPALHYPNPPNPAKVLYINKKEAPLLRVERGVPVKFSLQAGHDVALYITSDMLGGNATLRNMSETIYAGGPEAEGVQASPTELTWAPDRNTPDQVFYHSLFQQKMGWRVQVVDGGLSDMYNNSVLLDDQQVTFFWTLSEDSITIAARGEKKSGYLAIGFGSGMINSYAYVGWMDEAGKGRVNTYWIDGKGALNVHPTKENLTFVRCKSESGIITLEFTRPLKPSCPDGHGPQCKNIIDPTTPLKVIWAMGAKWVDKHLSDGNMHSSRSSRPMRVLLMRGSAEAEQDLQPVLAVHGFMMFLAWGILLPGGILAARYLKHVKGDGWYQIHVYLQYSGLSIVLLGLLFAVAELRGFYVSSVHVKFGIAAILLACIQPVNAFFRPKKPANGELVSPNRILWEYSHAIVGRCTIGIGIAAQFTGMKHLGDRYDSENVHGLIWALIIWFMIIALMAIYLEHQERQRRRDRINGRSNWVLGNEDDSIDLLGPTISIEGKESHPSGTMEVQLEPLRG; from the coding sequence ATGCATCACACACCCATTTTCGTTGGGTGTTTTATCTTGATATGTTCGATTGTTTGTTACTATGCGGATGCTGGATCTGGTTGTTCTAAAACCAGTCCTCTCGTCGATTTCGAGTCCGAATTTGAAATGGTACAGCACCAACTTAGAGGTTCCTTTAGGATAATCGATGATTGCTCTTTTAGGGTTTCGAATTTTGATATGCTTTCTGGGACCGATGTGCACTGGTGGGGTGCGATCGCTCCTGATGTTAATAATTTCACGGCCGGGTTTGTCGTGTCTGATAAAAAGCTTAATGAGACGTACAAAAACGCTTCCTTCATTGTgcatttgaagaagaatgttAAATGGGATCAGATCCAAGTCATCGCCGCCTGGGACCTTCCTGCCGCATCAGATTTTGGACATGTTATTCTCCGGAAACCGAATAATGGATCGACGGGTAGTCCCAGTGTGGCTCCGTCTCCGTCGGAATATGGGAATCCATGGGAAGATACGGGTTCGATTTCTATTGCGCCCACCTCGTTCGAGAATTGCAAAGTTTTGGCTGATAACTACAGGGTTAGGTGGACATTGAGTACTCAGGATAAGTTGATCGAGATCGGACTGGAGGGGGCGATTCCGACGACGAACTACATGGCATTTGGGTGGGCAAACCCGAATGGGAGTTCTAATCTCATGATTGGGGCGGATGTCGCCGTGATGGGGATCAACGAGGATGGAGTGCCTCTTGTGGATGATTTCTACATCACAAGGCTCAGTGAATGTATGATAAACAAGGATGGTATGGTGCACGGTGTTTGTCCGGATACAATTTTCGAAGGTTCAGATCCTGTTGGTTTGGTGAACAATACTAGGTTGATTTATGGGCATAGGAGAGATGGGGTGTCGTTCGTTCGGTATCGAAGGCCGCTGGTTACCGTTGATAAGAAGTATGATGTGCCGATCAATCATACTGCAAGTATGGATGTCATTTGGGCTGTTGGACCAATGAAGCCGCCTGATGCAATTCGGCCGTTCTATCTGCCTCAAAATCACGGCGGGACTTACGGGCATCTGGTTCTCAATGTTTCAGAGCATGTGAATGATTGTTTGGGTCCGCTTGATGCAGAAGACAAGGAGGATCAAGATGTTGTTATTGCAGATGCAAATTCTCCTCTTGTTGTAACTAGTGGTCCGGCTTTGCATTATCCAAATCCTCCAAACCCTGCAAAAGTTCTCTACATCAACAAGAAGGAGGCTCCTTTACTGAGAGTTGAGAGGGGGGTGCCAGTGAAGTTCTCATTACAAGCCGGGCATGATGTTGCACTCTACATTACTTCGGACATGCTCGGTGGAAATGCGACACTGAGGAACATGTCTGAGACTATTTATGCTGGAGGACCGGAAGCTGAAGGAGTACAAGCCAGCCCCACGGAATTAACTTGGGCACCTGATAGGAATACTCCTGACCAAGTCTTTTATCACTCACTTTTCCAACAAAAAATGGGTTGGAGAGTGCAGGTTGTCGATGGTGGTTTATCAGACATGTATAACAACAGTGTTTTGTTGGATGACCAACAAGTTACATTTTTTTGGACACTGTCTGAGGATTCGATAACCATTGCAGCGCGTGGTGAGAAAAAGAGCGGTTATCTTGCTATTGGCTTTGGAAGTGGAATGATTAATAGCTATGCTTATGTGGGTTGGATGGATGAAGCTGGCAAAGGTAGAGTGAATACCTACTGGATTGATGGAAAGGGAGCTTTAAATGTACATCCAACAAAAGAGAATTTGACTTTTGTGAGGTGCAAGTCAGAAAGTGGTATCATTACTCTGGAGTTTACACGTCCCTTGAAACCTTCATGTCCTGATGGCCATGGACCACAgtgtaaaaatataattgatcCCACCACTCCCCTAAAGGTTATATGGGCAATGGGTGCTAAATGGGTGGATAAACATTTAAGCGACGGAAATATGCATTCTTCTCGAAGCAGTAGGCCTATGCGAGTGCTGCTTATGCGTGGTTCTGCAGAGGCTGAACAAGATTTACAACCAGTATTAGCTGTTCATGGGTTCATGATGTTCCTTGCTTGGGGTATTTTGTTACCTGGTGGGATATTGGCTGCTAGATACTTGAAACATGTGAAGGGTGATGGATGGTATCAGATTCATGTTTACTTGCAGTACTCGGGTTTGTCAATTGTCCTACTTGGCCTCCTTTTTGCTGTTGCCGAGCTTCGTGGTTTTTATGTCAGCTCAGTTCATGTTAAGTTTGGGATTGCTGCTATACTCTTGGCATGTATACAGCCAGTAAATGCATTTTTCAGACCGAAAAAACCAGCCAATGGGGAATTGGTTTCCCCCAATAGAATTTTATGGGAGTATTCACATGCAATTGTGGGCAGATGTACAATTGGTATTGGTATCGCAGCGCAATTCACTGGAATGAAGCATCTAGGCGATCGATATGACAGCGAAAACGTCCATGGCCTTATCTGGGCTCTAATTATATGGTTTATGATCATTGCATTGATGGCTATTTATTTGGAACATCAGGAGAGGCAGCGGAGGCGGGACAGAATAAATGGAAGAAGCAATTGGGTGCTCGGTAATGAGGACGATTCTATTGATCTATTGGGTCCGACTATTTcaattgaaggaaaagaatcTCATCCTTCAGGAACTATGGAAGTTCAGTTAGAACCTTTAAGAGGATAG
- the LOC111788160 gene encoding U-box domain-containing protein 7-like: MVKCERNNVGSVVFDRVSTSTAACGNFRLRTSFSAASFRKKIFDAVSCSGSFRYCYHHDGDGTVASAIKPASEIVNERKSVRPKRSNAKSEKLLDLLRLESLQESKQETEEEEEEDLEEFICVVKKLQDDDLVKRRAAASRVRLLAKEDAEARETFAILGAISPLIGMLDLEDNESKIASLYALLNLGIGNDMNKADIVKAGTVHKMLKLIESDNSINPCVSEAIVANFLGLSALDTNKLVIGSSGAIPFLVKNLYDPDKKGSSQVKQDALRALYNLSIFPSNVPFILETKLIPFLLNSMGDMEVSERALSILSNVVSIPEGREAISTFPDSFAIVIDVLNWGDSPGCQEKASYILMAMAHKSYRDRQAMIEAGISSTLLELTLLGSTLTQKRASRILQILRVDKEKEISDDYGWNSSAPICGGSSSFTNPILGSAEVEGLDDLVSEEKNAVKQLVLQSLQNNMRRIVRRANLPQDLVPSDHFKSLTSSSTSRSLPF; encoded by the exons ATGGTCAAGTGTGAAAGAAACAATGTCGGATCTGTAGTTTTTGACCGAGTTTCCACTTCCACTGCCGCTTGCGGAAATTTTCGCCTTCGTACGTCATTCTCCGCTGCTTCATTCCGTAAGAAGATTTTTGACGCTGTAAGTTGTAGCGGAAGTTTTCGCTATTGTTATCACCACGACGGCGATGGTACTGTTGCCTCGGCGATTAAACCGGCGTCCGAGATTGTGAATGAACGGAAGTCGGTGAGGCCGAAGCGGTCCAATGCGAAGTCGGAGAAGCTGTTGGATCTTCTGAGGTTGGAGTCATTGCAGGAATCGAAGCAGGagacggaggaggaggaggaggaggatctGGAGGAGTTCATATGCGTGGTGAAGAAACTGCAGGATGATGATTTGGTGAAGAGGAGAGCTGCTGCGAGTCGAGTTAGGTTGCTTGCAAAAGAAGATGCAGAAGCGAGAGAGACGTTCGCAATACTCGGAGCCATTTCGCCGCTGATTGGAATGCTTGATTTGGAAGACAATGAATCTAAGATCGCCTCGCTTTATGCATTGCTCAATCTTGGAATTGGAAACGATAT GAACAAGGCGGACATTGTCAAAGCAGGTACTGTTCACAAAATGCTTAAGCTGATCGAATCTGATAATTCCATAAATCCATGTGTCTCCGAAGCCATAGTTGCAAATTTCCTCGGCTTGAGCGCATTAGATACCAACAAACTGGTAATTGGGTCATCAGGTGCAATTCCTTTCCTGGTGAAGAACTTATACGACCCAGACAAAAAAGGTAGTTCACAAGTCAAACAAGATGCTCTACGTGCGCTTTATAACCTCTCTATTTTCCCATCCAACGTTCCATTTATCTTAGAAACCAAGTTGATCCCATTTCTTCTAAACTCGATGGGAGACATGGAAGTCAGTGAAAGAGCTCTCTCTATTTTAAGCAATGTGGTATCAATCCCAGAAGGCCGAGAAGCCATAAGCACTTTTCCAGATTCATTTGCAATAGTAATTGATGTATTGAATTGGGGTGATTCGCCGGGGTGCCAAGAGAAGGCCTCGTATATTTTAATGGCAATGGCGCACAAATCTTATCGTGATAGACAGGCAATGATTGAAGCTGGGATTTCATCCACTTTGTTGGAACTAACTCTTTTGGGCAGTACGTTGACTCAAAAGAGGGCCTCGAGGATATTGCAGATTTTGAGGGTcgataaagaaaaagagatatCGGATGATTATGGTTGGAATTCTTCTGCTCCAATTTGTGGTGGTTCATCTTCTTTTACAAACCCAATTCTTGGTTCTGCAGAAGTGGAAGGATTGGATGATTTGGTGAGTGAAGAGAAGAATGCTGTGAAGCAATTGGTGCTGCAGAGCTTGCAAAACAACATGAGGAGAATCGTTAGGAGAGCGAACTTACCTCAAGATCTTGTGCCTTCTGATCATTTCAAGTCCCTCACATCAAGCTCCACTTCAAGAAGCTTGCCGTTTTGA
- the LOC111788281 gene encoding stromal cell-derived factor 2-like protein — protein sequence MAIGFFALALFLFLGLDLDHGSLSSASAASSSEGVEITYGTVLKLMHEKTKFRLHSHDVPYGSGSGQQSVTGFPNVDDSNSYWIVRPQPGTSAKQGDTIKSGTIIRLQHMKTRKWLHSHLHASPISGNLEVSCFGGDSDSDTGDYWRLMIEGSGKTWKQEQRVRLQHVDTNGYLHSHDKKYSRIAGGQQEVCGVREKRADNVWLAAEGVYLPITETK from the exons ATGGCTATCGGTTTCTTCGCTCTTGCGCTGTTTCTCTTCCTCGGTCTTGATCTCGACCATGGCTCTCTGTCGTCTGCCTCTGCTGCGTCATCCTCCGAGGGCGTTGAG ATTACTTATGGGACAGTGCTAAAGCTAATGCACGAGAAAACTAAATTCCGTTTGCATTCCCACGACGTGCCTTATGGTTCTGGTAGTGGGCAACAGTCGGTCACCGGTTTTCCAAATGTTGACGATTCCAATAGCTACTGG ATTGTAAGACCTCAGCCTGGGACATCTGCAAAACAGGGAGACACCATTAAAAGTGGAACAATTATCAGGTTGCAACACATGAAAACAAGGAAATGGCTGCACAGCCACCTGCATGCATCCCCAATATCGGGAAATCTAGAG GTCAGCTGCTTTGGTGGAGATTCTGATTCCGACACTGGGGACTACTGGAG GCTTATGATCGAAGGGAGTGGGAAGACATGGAAGCAAGAACAGAGAGTTCGGCTTCAGCACGTCGACACCAATGGCTACCTACACAGCCATGACAAGAAGTACAGCCGCATAGCCGGAGGGCAGCAGGAG GTCTGTGGAGTCCGGGAAAAGCGAGCTGACAACGTCTGGTTGGCTGCCGAGGGCGTTTACCTCCCAATCACCGAGACGAAGTAG